A region of Streptomyces halobius DNA encodes the following proteins:
- a CDS encoding GntP family permease, which translates to MFLAATSAAPPPSSPPHTGGLLALIPGTAGLLTVAALGIALLLVLIIKVRLQPFVALLGVSIAVGLAAGLSVTELFGTVQKSAAVSVIETGMGGILGHVAIIIGLGTMLGAILEVSGGAEVLSARLLGLFGEKRTPLAMGLTGLIFGIPVFFDIGIFVLAPIVYAAARRSGKSILLYCMPLLAGLSMTHAFLPPHPGPVAAAGLFKVDLGWVILMGTVCGIPAVLAAWGYGAWIGKRLFVPVPQDMVEAAEEAKAAVAAEQSAAGGSPREKPVALITVLAIIGTPLVLILLATFSSVALAPSTLRSVIEFFGSPFVALTLALLLAYHLLGIRRGWSRKSLETVSTASLKPIGNILLVVGAGGVFGAVLKGSGVADALSDTFHTVGLPVILLAYLLSLVLRVAQGSATVAIVTTAGIVLPLVEGQGMSQAHLALVIMAISAGSIFASHVNDGGFWMVAKYFGIPERDTLKSWTVLESVLSVAGFAVAALVSLVV; encoded by the coding sequence CCTCCAGCCTTTCGTCGCCCTGCTCGGCGTCTCCATCGCCGTCGGCCTGGCCGCCGGCCTCTCCGTCACCGAACTCTTCGGTACGGTCCAGAAATCCGCCGCCGTCTCCGTGATCGAGACCGGCATGGGCGGCATCCTCGGACATGTCGCCATCATCATCGGCCTGGGCACCATGCTCGGCGCGATCCTCGAAGTCTCCGGCGGCGCCGAGGTGTTGAGCGCTCGCCTGCTGGGCCTCTTCGGCGAGAAACGCACCCCGCTGGCCATGGGCCTGACCGGCCTGATCTTCGGCATCCCGGTCTTCTTCGACATCGGCATCTTCGTCCTCGCGCCGATCGTCTACGCGGCGGCCAGGCGGAGTGGCAAATCCATCCTCCTCTACTGCATGCCACTTCTCGCGGGTCTCTCCATGACCCACGCCTTCCTGCCCCCGCACCCCGGGCCCGTCGCCGCCGCCGGTCTCTTCAAGGTCGACCTCGGCTGGGTCATCCTCATGGGCACCGTCTGCGGCATCCCCGCCGTACTGGCCGCCTGGGGTTACGGCGCCTGGATCGGCAAGCGGCTCTTCGTCCCCGTACCGCAGGACATGGTCGAGGCCGCCGAGGAGGCCAAGGCCGCCGTAGCCGCGGAGCAGAGCGCCGCAGGGGGCTCCCCACGGGAAAAGCCGGTCGCCCTCATCACCGTCCTCGCCATCATCGGCACCCCTCTCGTCCTCATCCTCCTCGCGACCTTCTCCTCGGTCGCCCTCGCCCCCAGCACCCTCCGCTCGGTCATCGAGTTCTTCGGAAGCCCCTTCGTGGCGCTGACCCTCGCGCTACTGCTCGCTTACCACCTGCTGGGCATCCGCCGGGGCTGGTCCCGCAAGTCCCTGGAGACGGTGTCCACGGCGTCGTTGAAGCCGATCGGCAACATCCTCCTGGTCGTCGGCGCGGGCGGGGTCTTCGGCGCCGTCCTCAAGGGCAGCGGCGTCGCCGACGCCCTCTCCGACACCTTCCACACCGTCGGCCTCCCGGTCATCCTCCTCGCCTATCTGCTGTCCCTCGTCCTGCGGGTGGCCCAGGGCTCGGCGACGGTCGCCATCGTGACGACGGCGGGGATCGTGCTGCCGCTGGTCGAGGGGCAGGGGATGTCACAGGCGCATCTGGCGCTGGTCATCATGGCGATTTCGGCGGGGTCGATTTTCGCTTCGCACGTGAACGACGGCGGCTTCTGGATGGTGGCGAAGTACTTCGGGATCCCGGAACGGGACACCCTGAAGTCCTGGACCGTGCTGGAGTCGGTGCTCTCGGTCGCGGGCTTCGCGGTCGCGGCGCTGGTGAGTCTGGTCGTCTGA